One Aphidius gifuensis isolate YNYX2018 linkage group LG3, ASM1490517v1, whole genome shotgun sequence DNA window includes the following coding sequences:
- the LOC122851504 gene encoding E3 ubiquitin-protein ligase Mdm2-like isoform X1 codes for MSLTISPLKQANVSLNPGVWKRSNSSSDDDNHHENGNSYKKTRLSYCYNVILESESSQPSDLDSDNESIYSLQGQETEYARDTSDTSTSPGTWITLSGTNYQSMDYEPDSESESEDGMLITAREYEPVSESDTGNDENPLIFTSSSENEEYIAPNVIFEIFQSDTEYADNSDDSRTSYDSEISHTDYWKCIQCNATQNNPLFRYCEKCYKLRKSYFTPRPKAKGKRDKTDNKNKIKNDNKKDKSETILSQGSTVDSGVASNASQESQSSSIGPYNNIDNSINNLTESMISSPSSSSLSILSSSVIKNDGVDNVDSVDTVDTVDSVGNNESVDFDAVKNVCKMKRSVSTLSEGSISGQSVINSSQNSNENDKNCMICTVAPRDGAFAHGKDLHICCCYNCAKLSWKKSRYCPICNRKVTNVLKAFFG; via the exons atgaGCCTTACAATAAGTCCATTAAAACAAGCAAAtg TCTCATTGAATCCTGGCGTATGGAAGCGGAGTAATTCATCATCCgatg ATGATAATCATCATGAAAATGGtaatagttataaaaaaacaagacttAGCTATTGTTACAACGTCATACTCGAAAGTGAATCATCACAACCAAGTGATTTAGACAGTGATAATGAATCAATTTATAGTTTGCAGGGTCAAGAAACTG aatATGCAAGAGATACATCTGATACATCAACCAGTCCAGGCACTTGGATAACATTAAGTGGTACTAATTATCAATCAATGGATTATGAGCCAGATTCAGAGTCTGAATCTGAAGATGGAATGCTGATAACAGCTAGAGAATATGAACCAGTTTCTGAATCTGATACTGGAAATGATGAAAATCCACTGATATTTACATCGTCATCAGAAAATGag gAATATATTGCTCCAAatgtaatatttgaaatatttcagTCTGATACTGAGTATGCTGATAACAGTGATGACAGTCGAACATCTTATGACAGTGAAATATCCCATACAGACTACTGGAAATGCATCCAATGCAATGCAACTCAAAATAACCCTTTGTTTCGTTATTGtgaaaaatgttataaattgagaaaaagtTACTTTACACCACGTCCAAAAGCGAAAGGAAAACGCGATAaaacagataataaaaataaaattaaaaatgacaataaaaaagataaatcagAAACAATTTTATCACAAGGATCAACCGTAGATTCAGGTGTTGCATCAAATGCAAGCCAAGAAAGTCAATCGAGTTCAATAGGtccatataataatattgataattcaataaataatttaactgaaTCAATgatatcatcaccatcatcatcatcattatcaatattaagttcatctgttattaaaaatgatggtgttgataatgttgataGTGTTGATACTGTTGATACTGTTGATTCAGTTGGTAATAATGAATCAGTTGATTTTGATGCTGTTAAAAAtgtttgtaaaatgaaaagaagTGTTAGTACATTGAGTGAAGGATCAATTAGTGGTCAATCGGTCATCAATTCATCACAAAATTctaatgaaaatgacaaaaattgtATGATATGTACTGTTGCACCAAGAGATGGTGCATTTGCACATGGTAAAGATTTACATATTTGTTGTTGCTATAATTGTGCTAAACTATCATGGAAAAAAAGTAGATATTGTCCGATTTGCAATCGAAAAGTGACGAATGTATTGAAAGCTTTTTTTggctga
- the LOC122851504 gene encoding E3 ubiquitin-protein ligase Mdm2-like isoform X2, with protein MSLTISPLKQANVSLNPGVWKRSNSSSDDDNHHENGNSYKKTRLSYCYNVILESESSQPSDLDSDNESIYSLQGQETEYARDTSDTSTSPGTWITLSGTNYQSMDYEPDSESESEDGMLITAREYEPVSESDTGNDENPLIFTSSSENEEYIAPNVIFEIFQSDTEYADNSDDSRTSYDSEISHTDYWKCIQCNATQNNPLFRYCEKCYKLRKSYFTPRPKAKGKRDKTDNKNKIKNDNKKDKSETILSQGSTVDSGVASNASQESQSSSIGPYNNIDNSINNLTESMISSPSSSSLSILSSSVIKNDGVDNVDSVDTVDTVDSVGNNESVDFDAVKNVCKMKRSVSTLSEGSISGQSVINSSQNSNENDKNCMICTVAPRDGAFAHEKKKME; from the exons atgaGCCTTACAATAAGTCCATTAAAACAAGCAAAtg TCTCATTGAATCCTGGCGTATGGAAGCGGAGTAATTCATCATCCgatg ATGATAATCATCATGAAAATGGtaatagttataaaaaaacaagacttAGCTATTGTTACAACGTCATACTCGAAAGTGAATCATCACAACCAAGTGATTTAGACAGTGATAATGAATCAATTTATAGTTTGCAGGGTCAAGAAACTG aatATGCAAGAGATACATCTGATACATCAACCAGTCCAGGCACTTGGATAACATTAAGTGGTACTAATTATCAATCAATGGATTATGAGCCAGATTCAGAGTCTGAATCTGAAGATGGAATGCTGATAACAGCTAGAGAATATGAACCAGTTTCTGAATCTGATACTGGAAATGATGAAAATCCACTGATATTTACATCGTCATCAGAAAATGag gAATATATTGCTCCAAatgtaatatttgaaatatttcagTCTGATACTGAGTATGCTGATAACAGTGATGACAGTCGAACATCTTATGACAGTGAAATATCCCATACAGACTACTGGAAATGCATCCAATGCAATGCAACTCAAAATAACCCTTTGTTTCGTTATTGtgaaaaatgttataaattgagaaaaagtTACTTTACACCACGTCCAAAAGCGAAAGGAAAACGCGATAaaacagataataaaaataaaattaaaaatgacaataaaaaagataaatcagAAACAATTTTATCACAAGGATCAACCGTAGATTCAGGTGTTGCATCAAATGCAAGCCAAGAAAGTCAATCGAGTTCAATAGGtccatataataatattgataattcaataaataatttaactgaaTCAATgatatcatcaccatcatcatcatcattatcaatattaagttcatctgttattaaaaatgatggtgttgataatgttgataGTGTTGATACTGTTGATACTGTTGATTCAGTTGGTAATAATGAATCAGTTGATTTTGATGCTGTTAAAAAtgtttgtaaaatgaaaagaagTGTTAGTACATTGAGTGAAGGATCAATTAGTGGTCAATCGGTCATCAATTCATCACAAAATTctaatgaaaatgacaaaaattgtATGATATGTACTGTTGCACCAAGAGATGGTGCATTTGCACATG aaaaaaaaaaaatggaatag
- the LOC122851527 gene encoding WD repeat-containing protein 89: MPKNNELNGSLKTSPDNVNKNHSLLEKREMILSMSDSVSSKDNYILNLSGTQSNEPEFRVCTGMSDYSCVVYNVGEKLTKIATLTDNKSPIVGTKFSTTSKNILYIATSTGGTTVCDLRAKGKIVGEFKDNSAEGKLKPLTSFDISIDDKLLAAGTEHIGGDAFILFWDVRYNNSKTADVTTNLLGGYWESHTDDITSLSFHPEKQNCLLSGSTDGLINMFDLTQTSEESALTICLNTESSVDKIGWLDNSDVWCTTHTHELQLWHHEDAIPFGKYDRAVVAKSLNNEHVENCYLINMHNRSDGEPFLLAGSSTPKSENLNALAVESDGFKVYLDFTENEQLVRDSWYHTKSGCLVTGGESSLLNIWKPTEEIINRMEKKSLSKLNGKTSIRDKGNRAKPY; this comes from the exons ATGCCCAAGAATAATGAACTAAATGGTTCATTAAAAACATCACCagataatgttaataaaaatcattcttTATTAGAAAAACGTGAAATGATATTGTCAATGTCAGATTCAGTGTCTTCAAAAGACAATTATATTCTAAATCTCAGTGGAACACAAAG caATGAACCAGAATTTAGAGTATGTACTGGAATGTCAGATTATTCATGTGTTGTATACAATGTGggtgaaaaattaacaaaaattgcAACATTAACTGATAATAAATCACCAATTGTTGGCACAAAATTCAGTacaacatcaaaaaatattctttatatTGCAACAAGTACAGGTGGTACAACTGTTTGTGATTTACGAGCTAAAGGAAAAATTGTTGGTGAATttaaag aTAATTCAGCTGAAGGAAAGTTAAAACCTTTGACAAGTTTTGATATaagtattgatgataaattacttGCTGCTGGGACAGAACATATTGGTGGTGatgcatttatattattttgggatgttagatataataattcaaaaacagcAGATGTTACAACAAATTTACTTGGTGGTTATTGGGAATCTCATACTGATGATATAACTAGTCTATCATTTCATccagaaaaacaaaattgtttattatctgGAAGTACTGATggtttaataaatatgtttgaTTTAACACAAACAAGTGAAGAATCTGCATTAACAATTTGTCTTAATACTGAATCATCAGtg GATAAAATTGGATGGTTGGATAACAGTGATGTATGGTGTACAACACATACACATGAATTACAATTATGGCATCATGAAGATGCAATACCATTTGGTAAATATGATCGTGCAGTTGTTGCTAAAAgtttaaat AATGAACAtgttgaaaattgttatttaattaacatgcATAATCGTTCTGATGGAGAACCATTTTTACTTGCTGGTTCAAGCACTCCAAAAAG tgagAATTTAAATGCACTGGCAGTTGAGTCAGATggttttaaagtttatttagaTTTTACAGAGAATGAACAACTTGTTCGTGATAGTTGGTATCACACTaag agTGGATGTCTAGTAACTGGGGGAGAAAGTAGCTTATTAAATATCTGGAAACCAACAGAAGAAATTATCAatagaatggaaaaaaaatcattatcaaaattgaATGGAAAAACAAGCATTCGTGATAAAGGAAATCGTGCAAAaccatattaa